TTCTTTGTCGATTGCCCGCGCAACAACATCGCGAGGCGCCAGAGATTGCATTTCGTGATATTTCTGCATAAATTCTTTCCCGTCGCGGTTTTTTAGCACTGCACCAAAGCCACGAAGCGCCTCCGAAATCAAAAACGATTTCGCGTCCTGATGATAAAGCGTTGTCGGGTGAAATTGCACAAACTCCAAATTTGCGATTTTCGCTCCCGCTCGCCAAGCCGCCGAAACTCCGTCTCCCGTTGCGCATTTCGGGTTGGTGGAATGGAGATAAACTTCACCAATTCCGCCCGTTGCCAAAACCGTAGATTTTGCGCGAATTTCTATAATTTCGCCGACTTTTCTATCCAAAACGTATGCGCCGAAACAGCCGTTTTTCGACGAATTTATTAAATGGTGCTCGGTTATAAGTTCGATAAGCGTGTGATATTCCAAAAGCGTGATTTTAGGTTCGGATTTTGCGACTTCGAGAAGCGTTTTATTTATTTCCAAGCCCGTTTGGTCTTTGGCGTGAACAACCCTTTTTGCGCGATGACCGCCCTCACACCCCAAATCTAAATTTTCCCAAGCGGCGGACGATGATGATTTTGAAAATTTCGCACCAAGCCTGACAATGTCTTTTATTGCGTCGGCGGCATTCCGAGCCAAATATTCGACCGCGTCAATTTTACATAGCCCGCCTCCCGTGTCAAGCGTATCGGAAACGTGAAGTTCAACGCTGTCGCTCGGAGACAAAACCGCCGCAACTCCGCCCTGAGCATGCCGCGTATTGCTGTCGTCAAACGCATTTTTGCAAATAACCACGCTCGAAATCCCTTTGTTCGCGGCATAAATCGCGGTCGATAGCCCCGCCCCGCCGCTTCCGATTATCAGTAGGTCTGTAGTTTTCATAAATATTTCCCGGTTTTTAAGCCAAAGTTTCACCGGAAAATACATTTTCCCGATTACTTGTTGCAACAATTTAGTATTTTCACCTACGAATAATTAGAAAATCGAACGGAAATTAAAGTTTTATGACAAAATACATAATAAAACGAATACTGACAACAATACCGCTACTTTTTGCGGTGTCGTTTATTTCGTTTTTCTTTATTCGACTGGCGCCGGGTGATATGTTGGCGCCGTATCGGGCTAATCCGCA
The sequence above is a segment of the Chitinivibrionia bacterium genome. Coding sequences within it:
- the nadB gene encoding L-aspartate oxidase; its protein translation is MKTTDLLIIGSGGAGLSTAIYAANKGISSVVICKNAFDDSNTRHAQGGVAAVLSPSDSVELHVSDTLDTGGGLCKIDAVEYLARNAADAIKDIVRLGAKFSKSSSSAAWENLDLGCEGGHRAKRVVHAKDQTGLEINKTLLEVAKSEPKITLLEYHTLIELITEHHLINSSKNGCFGAYVLDRKVGEIIEIRAKSTVLATGGIGEVYLHSTNPKCATGDGVSAAWRAGAKIANLEFVQFHPTTLYHQDAKSFLISEALRGFGAVLKNRDGKEFMQKYHEMQSLAPRDVVARAIDKEMKANGENCVFLDIRHASPQDLIQNFPLIYAQCLKFGIDITKEMIPVVPAFHYCCGGIEVNLDGETNINNLYAVGECACSGVHGANRLASNSLAEAMVFSKRTVDKIASKTGEIIDENLIKKWDDSGTEFADEWVLISHNLDEIQKIMWNYVGIVRNNIRLERALKRICLIREEIEEFYKKTKICTPVLELRNIACVAELVIRCALSRKESRGLHFTTDYPEKSAEFDKDTVICLLGDCRG